The DNA sequence TGTGACCATTCTCAAAGACAAATTCAGCGGGAAATCACGCGGTTTCGGATTTGTCGAAATGCCCTCCAGTGAAGAAGGGCAGGCGGCTGTCACGGGTCTGGATGGAAAAGAGATCCAGGGGCGGGCTCTCAAAGTAAATGAGGCGCGTCCGAAGGCCGAGCAGACCGATGACGGCGGAGGTCGCCGTATCTAAAACGGTTCCTGACTGAGCGCGGTCGGACAGGTTCTATATTTTCGGGGGCGTTCTTATATACGCCCCTGGTTTTTGTGTGTAAATAAGGCGATACTTCATATCAGATAATTTCACCCTCTTTTGAAC is a window from the Candidatus Zixiibacteriota bacterium genome containing:
- a CDS encoding RNA-binding protein; this translates as MNIYVGNLSFETSEDDLRRVFEEFGQVANVTILKDKFSGKSRGFGFVEMPSSEEGQAAVTGLDGKEIQGRALKVNEARPKAEQTDDGGGRRI